One window of bacterium genomic DNA carries:
- a CDS encoding helix-turn-helix domain-containing protein, protein MTATESLWTVDDVAAYLRVAVQSVYRWASQNKIPCRKVGGSLRFEPEEVKD, encoded by the coding sequence TTGACAGCTACGGAGTCGCTCTGGACGGTCGACGACGTAGCGGCATATCTTCGCGTCGCCGTCCAGTCCGTTTACCGCTGGGCGTCCCAAAACAAAATCCCCTGCCGTAAGGTCGGGGGATCGTTGAGATTCGAACCGGAAGAAGTGAAAGATTGA
- a CDS encoding ATP-binding protein — MDVTTSRGNVTKTIAEVVEEFKIDPSDNEDGYWTRYTCKHCGEKTHCSDSVCPDCFDYILAKAGSTQLSQFRSMQEKIGIPNIYRDVSLSRFTPTPGQKQALEHARQMGRKGYSGPGLALYGPTGTGKTYLAALANRFLWNGDSVIWLDGNDLRRRINQSWKEKPEDRPLGQNIENEIATYKLIVLEDFTPGESPPEFMTSSTIALLNAIWNQGDSIFCLSSNHTLAQLGKLVMPNIENDEKNGFISRVKSLANGFAIAGKDMRTKRET; from the coding sequence TTGGACGTGACGACGAGTCGGGGCAATGTCACTAAGACAATCGCCGAAGTCGTCGAAGAGTTCAAGATTGACCCCAGCGACAACGAAGACGGATATTGGACAAGATACACCTGCAAGCACTGTGGCGAAAAAACACATTGCAGCGACTCGGTTTGCCCAGACTGCTTTGATTATATTTTGGCGAAGGCGGGATCAACGCAACTCAGCCAATTCCGCAGTATGCAGGAGAAGATTGGCATTCCCAATATCTACCGCGATGTCAGTCTATCCCGATTCACACCAACACCCGGACAGAAACAAGCGCTTGAGCATGCACGACAGATGGGCAGGAAAGGTTACTCAGGGCCAGGCCTTGCGCTGTACGGGCCTACCGGCACGGGCAAGACATACCTTGCAGCGCTGGCCAACCGCTTCCTTTGGAACGGTGACAGCGTAATTTGGCTGGACGGGAACGACCTACGCAGAAGGATCAACCAAAGCTGGAAAGAGAAACCAGAAGACAGGCCACTCGGCCAAAACATCGAGAACGAAATAGCGACCTACAAGCTAATCGTGCTTGAGGACTTCACGCCGGGAGAAAGTCCGCCTGAATTTATGACATCATCCACAATCGCATTGCTGAACGCTATCTGGAACCAGGGTGACTCGATATTCTGCCTGTCGTCGAACCACACGCTCGCGCAACTTGGAAAGCTCGTAATGCCTAACATCGAGAACGACGAAAAGAACGGATTCATATCACGAGTCAAGTCTCTTGCAAATGGATTCGCGATTGCGGGAAAAGACATGCGAACGAAACGCGAGACATGA